A single genomic interval of Halichondria panicea chromosome 2, odHalPani1.1, whole genome shotgun sequence harbors:
- the LOC135331292 gene encoding EF-hand domain-containing protein 1-like has protein sequence MALPFLPGNSFSDPTKTRFHVAQSLSYKNGYALPFRPQFGVGGNTLPLSQLNEADLDELSNTRPTLTYGNSSKPAPVEFVPAHVAFDKKVLQFDAYFKQTVHESPNEHYRIRDVKFYYYLEDDSISVVEPAISNSGIPQGKLIKRQRLPKNDLGDCWHWKDLNLGIDVTFYGKVFHIYNCDQWTAEFMESEGIELSSAGQRAPDPYMETRHTHKPNYTTPSEYDKLKQFLELDRNVLRFYCVWDDRDNMFGEMRPYEIHYYLADDTVQIREIHEANDGRDPFPVLLCRQKLPKDKVNMPSTFPSSVLEVSDHEVKEWLSPKDFTIGKAVNIMGRRFLIHDCDDYTKAYYKSKFGVQEFQSVQVSLPSPKPTEPELQPYNGFGSLEDSKQSCLTLIPQPPKKDVIKMLENDGKILRFAARMESTRPEDKNRKFIISYRLADEMITVFEPPQRNAGILGGKFLERTKVAKPGSSTDNPDFYTPGDFAIGATIHVFKHKFIITDADEYVFKYMEARADQFPPETIESLKQKRNGKTV, from the exons ATGGCTCTACCATTTCTACCTGGAAATTCATTCAGTGATCCAACT AAAACTCGGTTCCATGTGGCCCAAAGTTTATCGTACAAGAACGGGTACGCACTTCCCTTCCGTCCCCAGTTTGGAGTGGGCGGTAACACCCTTCCCCTGAGCCAACTCAACGAGGCTGATCTTGATGAGCTCTCAAACACTCGACCCACTCTCACATACGGCAACTCCTCCAAACCTGCTCCAGTCGAATTCGTTCCAGCTCATGTGGCTTTCGATAAAAAA GTTCTTCAGTTTGATGCTTACTTCAAACAAACGGTACATGAGTCGCCCAACGAGCACTATCGCATCAGGGATGTGAAATTTTATTACTACCTGGAAGATGATTCCATTTCTGTGGTAGAACCTGCCATTTCAAACAGTGGAATTCCTCAGGGCAAACTTATCAAGAGGCAGAGACTACCCAAAAATGACCTGGGTGACTGTTGGCACTGGAAAGATCTCAACTTGGGTATTGATGTTACTTTCTATGGAAAGGTGTTCCATATCTACAACTGTGATCAATGGACAGCT GAGTTTATGGAGAGCGAGGGGATTGAGTTGAGTAGTGCTGGCCAAAGGGCACCAGACCCTTACATGGAAACAAGACACACACATAAGCCAAATTATACTACCCCATCTGAGTATGACAAGCTGAAGCAGTTCTTGGAGTTGGACAGGAATGTTCTTCGCTTCTACTGTGTGTGGGATGATAGAGACAACATGTTTGGCGAGATGCGTCCATAC GAGATTCACTATTACCTGGCTGACGATACCGTACAAATCCGGGAGATCCACGAGGCAAATGATGGGAGAGATCCATTCCCTGTTCTGCTTTGCAGACAAAAGCTCCCCAAGGACAAAGTCAACATGCCTT CCACGTTCCCTAGTagtgttttggaggtgtcagACCATGAAGTAAAGGAGTGGCTCTCCCCCAAAGACTTTACCATTGGGAAGGCAGTCAACATTATGGGCAGAAGATTTCTCAT ACATGACTGCGATGACTATACCAAGGCATACTACAAAAGCAAGTTTGGAGTACAAGAGTTTCAGTCAGTCCAGGTATCCCTGCCTTCACCCAAACCAACTGAGCCAGAGCTACAACCTTACAATGGGTTCGGGTCACTCGAGGACAGCAAGCAGTCTTGTCTCACTCTCATCCCTCAACCACCTAAGAAGGACGTCATCAAAATGTTGGAGAATGATGGGAAGATTCTCCGATTTGCTGCCAGAATG GAGTCTACACGGCCTGAGGACAAGAACAGGAAGTTCATCATAAGCTACCGTCTTGCTGACGAGATGATAACCGTCTTTGAGCCTCCACAAAG GAATGCTGGTATACTGGGAGGCAAGTTCCTGGAGCGTACAAAAGTGGCAAAGCCGGGAAGCTCCACAGATAACCCAGACTTCTATACCCCTGGAGACTTTGCTATTGGGGCCACCATTCATGTGTTCAAACATAAATTTATCATCACAGATGCTGACGAGTATGTGTTCAAGTACATGGAAGCTAGAGCTGACCAATTCCCTCCTGAAACAATTGAATCATTGAAACAGAAAAGAAACGGCAAAACTGTTTAG